A section of the Paenibacillus odorifer genome encodes:
- a CDS encoding glucose-1-phosphate adenylyltransferase, with protein sequence MNNKKDCIAMLLAGGEGRRLAPLTSSMAKPAVPFGGQYKIIDFPLSNCVNSNIDTVGVLTQYEADSLHNHIGEGEPWGLVSQKDKGVTLLPSGVEGRDSYTGTADAIYKNIDFIDSRNPEHVLILSGDHIYHMNYRKMLNYHIEKGAKATISVMEVPWDEASRFGVMNVNDDLKISEFAEKPKVPKSNLASMGIYLFEWAYLKEHLLRDAANPNSSHDFGKDVIPTMLDQNDDLFAYRFKGYWRDVGTVGSLWEAHMDLLQKDNGMKLDKTHWPMYSRVRRTKLAVHKPRVQIPSTDSLVNESCSQEGSLQRSVVFNGVEIGKMSQIKQSVIMPGARIGRGVLIENAIIGEGAIIKDGAVIKGSINNIVVVGPHETVAAKPAVRNQPSRLFQDVYEKTGRLREVLPS encoded by the coding sequence ATGAACAACAAAAAAGATTGTATCGCCATGTTATTGGCAGGAGGGGAAGGCCGCAGATTGGCTCCCTTGACTTCCAGTATGGCTAAGCCTGCAGTCCCTTTCGGTGGACAGTATAAAATTATTGATTTCCCGCTAAGTAACTGTGTAAATTCGAACATTGATACAGTAGGTGTTCTGACACAATACGAAGCTGACTCTTTGCATAATCATATCGGTGAAGGCGAGCCTTGGGGCTTAGTTAGTCAAAAGGATAAAGGTGTCACATTGCTTCCTTCAGGTGTTGAAGGCAGAGACAGTTATACAGGAACTGCTGATGCGATTTATAAAAACATTGACTTTATTGATAGCCGCAACCCAGAACATGTGCTCATTCTATCCGGTGATCATATTTACCATATGAATTACCGTAAGATGCTGAATTATCATATTGAAAAAGGAGCAAAAGCAACTATCTCCGTAATGGAGGTTCCTTGGGATGAGGCTAGTCGTTTTGGAGTAATGAACGTAAACGATGATCTGAAAATTTCCGAATTTGCGGAAAAACCTAAAGTACCAAAAAGTAATCTTGCTTCAATGGGTATCTACCTGTTCGAGTGGGCTTATCTGAAGGAGCACTTGTTGCGGGATGCAGCTAATCCTAATTCCAGCCATGACTTTGGTAAAGACGTTATTCCTACCATGCTGGATCAGAATGATGATTTATTCGCTTACCGTTTCAAGGGTTACTGGAGAGATGTAGGTACAGTCGGCAGTCTCTGGGAAGCACATATGGACCTTCTGCAAAAAGACAATGGCATGAAGTTAGACAAGACTCATTGGCCTATGTATAGTCGGGTTCGCCGGACTAAGCTTGCAGTTCATAAACCACGTGTACAGATCCCGTCAACGGACTCTCTCGTGAATGAATCCTGCTCCCAAGAAGGTAGTCTACAACGTTCTGTAGTCTTTAATGGGGTAGAAATCGGTAAGATGAGCCAGATCAAACAAAGTGTTATTATGCCTGGAGCTCGCATTGGTCGTGGAGTATTGATTGAGAATGCCATTATTGGTGAAGGGGCAATCATTAAGGATGGCGCAGTCATCAAGGGAAGCATAAATAATATCGTTGTCGTTGGACCACATGAGACTGTGGCTGCCAAGCCGGCGGTCCGAAACCAACCTTCCCGTCTGTTTCAGGATGTGTATGAGAAGACAGGACGTTTGCGTGAAGTTCTTCCTTCATAA